A stretch of the Pedobacter sp. MC2016-14 genome encodes the following:
- a CDS encoding NAD+ synthase produces MNITLAQLNYHIGNFESNTKKIIENIALAKAAGSDLVVFAELAICGYPPRDFLEFEEFVDLCEAAAQEIATHCYGIACIVGLPVKNTQVAGKDLYNAAYFIEEGKVKAIVKKALLPNYDVFDEYRYFEPATAFGCIDFKGVKIALTICEDLWNINNNPLYISNPMDVLILEKPDVMINIAASPFSYQHDDERRVVLTDNAKKYQLPLLYVNQVGAQTEIIFDGGSMVVDREGSLLDEMAYFKEELKTYQLLNGHISGYSALNHQPQSDIAQIHDALILGIKDYFGKSGFSKAVLGLSGGIDSAIVCALACRALGPENVMAVLMPSQYSSDHSIKDALDLVENFGCKHEIIAIAPAADAFDAMLANAFNGLPFGLAEENIQARTRGIVVMAMSNKFGYILLNTSNKSECAVGYGTLYGDMCGAIGVIGDVYKTQIYELAHYINKDGELIPENTIVKPPSAELRPGQKDSDSLPDYDTLDAILYQFIELKKSSSAIIAQGYEESLVRRILKMVNTAEFKRYQTPPILRVSPKAFGMGRRMPIVGKYLS; encoded by the coding sequence ATGAACATTACCCTGGCCCAACTCAATTACCATATCGGAAATTTTGAAAGCAATACCAAAAAGATCATAGAAAACATTGCCCTTGCAAAAGCAGCTGGATCTGACCTGGTGGTTTTTGCCGAGTTGGCCATTTGCGGGTATCCACCACGTGATTTTCTGGAGTTTGAAGAATTTGTTGACCTCTGCGAGGCAGCCGCACAGGAAATTGCTACACATTGTTATGGCATTGCCTGCATTGTAGGCCTGCCGGTTAAGAACACACAGGTGGCAGGAAAAGATTTGTACAACGCAGCCTATTTTATAGAAGAAGGTAAAGTAAAAGCGATTGTAAAAAAGGCCCTGCTGCCCAACTACGATGTGTTTGATGAATACCGCTATTTTGAACCTGCTACCGCTTTTGGCTGTATAGATTTTAAAGGGGTTAAAATAGCCCTAACCATTTGCGAAGACCTTTGGAACATCAACAACAACCCTTTATACATTTCCAATCCAATGGATGTGCTCATCCTTGAAAAACCAGATGTCATGATCAACATTGCGGCATCACCTTTCTCTTATCAGCATGATGATGAACGCAGGGTGGTCTTAACAGATAACGCAAAAAAATACCAGCTGCCCCTGCTGTACGTAAACCAGGTTGGCGCACAAACAGAGATCATTTTTGATGGCGGATCCATGGTGGTAGACCGCGAAGGCAGCCTGCTGGATGAAATGGCGTACTTTAAAGAAGAATTAAAAACATATCAGCTGCTCAACGGCCACATATCAGGATACAGCGCCCTTAACCATCAGCCACAATCAGACATTGCTCAAATTCATGATGCCCTTATTTTGGGCATTAAAGATTACTTTGGCAAATCCGGCTTTTCAAAAGCAGTATTGGGTTTATCAGGAGGTATAGATTCTGCCATCGTATGTGCACTTGCTTGTCGCGCTTTAGGCCCAGAAAATGTAATGGCGGTACTCATGCCTTCTCAATATTCATCAGACCATTCCATTAAGGATGCCTTAGACCTGGTAGAAAATTTTGGCTGCAAACACGAAATCATTGCCATCGCACCAGCTGCCGATGCATTTGATGCCATGCTGGCCAATGCTTTTAATGGCCTGCCTTTTGGCCTGGCCGAAGAGAATATTCAGGCAAGAACAAGGGGAATTGTGGTGATGGCCATGTCTAACAAATTTGGGTACATCTTGCTCAATACCTCCAACAAAAGCGAATGCGCAGTAGGTTATGGCACCTTATATGGCGATATGTGTGGTGCCATTGGTGTTATTGGCGACGTATACAAAACTCAAATCTATGAGCTGGCGCATTACATCAATAAGGATGGCGAACTCATTCCCGAAAACACCATTGTAAAACCACCATCGGCAGAATTGAGACCTGGCCAGAAAGATTCAGATTCTCTTCCAGATTACGATACCCTTGATGCCATTTTGTACCAGTTTATAGAGCTTAAAAAGAGTTCTTCGGCCATCATTGCCCAGGGTTATGAAGAAAGTCTGGTGCGCAGAATATTAAAGATGGTCAATACAGCGGAGTTCAAAAGATATCAAACTCCGCCAATCTTAAGGGTGTCGCCCAAAGCCTTTGGCATGGGCAGACGGATGCCTATTGTAGGCAAGTACTTGTCTTAA
- a CDS encoding SGNH/GDSL hydrolase family protein → MELKENKGLSARRGFLKTAAAGGLLTLVSPQLMLAAEVEKVGKITLAKDDVIVFQGDSITDSGRKRESADFNNAGALGNGYALMAAAELLNRFPDKNLKIYNKGISGNKVYQLAERWDADCLNLKPNVLSILIGVNDYWHKHNGKYDGTVKVYRDDLTKLLDRTKQKFPELKLILAEPFAVKGIKAVDDTWYPEFNEYRTAAKEIAESFNAAWIPYQKVFDDAQKTAPGVYWTGDGVHPSVAGAKLMAKAWLETIKG, encoded by the coding sequence ATGGAACTAAAAGAAAATAAAGGACTTTCTGCAAGAAGAGGGTTTTTAAAAACGGCTGCAGCCGGCGGTTTGCTTACTTTGGTAAGTCCGCAGTTAATGCTGGCTGCTGAGGTAGAAAAGGTGGGTAAAATTACCCTTGCCAAAGATGATGTCATTGTATTTCAGGGAGATTCTATTACAGATTCTGGCAGGAAAAGGGAGTCTGCTGATTTTAACAATGCAGGTGCATTGGGTAATGGTTATGCATTGATGGCCGCAGCAGAACTGCTGAACAGGTTTCCTGATAAAAACCTTAAAATTTACAACAAAGGCATTAGCGGAAATAAAGTTTACCAGCTTGCTGAACGCTGGGATGCGGATTGTTTGAATTTAAAACCCAATGTACTGAGTATTTTAATTGGGGTTAACGATTACTGGCACAAGCACAATGGCAAATACGATGGTACAGTTAAGGTGTACAGGGATGATTTGACGAAACTGCTGGACAGGACTAAGCAAAAGTTTCCGGAGTTGAAGCTGATCCTTGCCGAGCCTTTTGCGGTTAAAGGCATTAAAGCAGTAGACGATACCTGGTACCCTGAATTTAACGAGTACCGTACTGCGGCAAAGGAAATTGCTGAATCATTTAACGCGGCCTGGATCCCTTACCAGAAGGTTTTTGATGATGCCCAAAAAACAGCGCCAGGCGTTTACTGGACTGGTGATGGCGTACACCCTAGTGTTGCTGGTGCAAAATTAATGGCCAAAGCCTGGCTGGAAACCATTAAAGGTTAA
- a CDS encoding aldose epimerase family protein: MKALFNNALPLFIAGLMMTAACNNPTSKQETGAADGTLKVVTLQDTAFKKTIDGKQTGLFTLKNSKNVSAVLTNYGARLVSMVVPDSAGKMVDVVTGFSGVETYKKSTEPYYGAIIGRYGNRIAKGKFTIDGKEYSLLKNDGPNALHGGKRGFHDVVWDAKQTDAHTVVFTYVSKDMEEGYPGNLTATVTYSLTDQNELKIDYEAVTDKKTVVNLTNHAFFNLNGEGSGTILNHLVQINADRYTPVDTTLIPTGVLAPVKGTPFDFTTAKTIAERIGENDVQLKNGKGYDHNFVLNEPTDKSIKLKPAAKVWGDKTGIIMEVFTEEPGLQFYSGNFMKGVCTFKGGAKDDFRTAFCMETQHFPDAPNQPAFASTLLLPGAKYKTSSVYRFSVK; encoded by the coding sequence ATGAAAGCTTTATTTAATAATGCCCTGCCCCTTTTTATTGCGGGCTTGATGATGACCGCCGCTTGTAACAACCCAACTTCTAAACAAGAAACAGGGGCGGCAGATGGTACACTGAAGGTGGTAACTTTACAGGATACTGCCTTTAAAAAAACAATTGACGGTAAGCAAACAGGCTTATTTACCTTAAAAAACAGTAAAAACGTAAGCGCTGTTCTTACCAATTACGGTGCACGTTTGGTAAGCATGGTAGTTCCGGACAGTGCCGGAAAAATGGTGGACGTGGTGACCGGTTTTTCTGGTGTAGAAACCTATAAAAAATCTACCGAGCCTTATTATGGCGCTATTATTGGCCGTTATGGCAACCGTATTGCCAAAGGCAAATTTACAATTGACGGTAAAGAATATTCTTTGTTAAAAAACGATGGGCCAAATGCTTTGCACGGTGGTAAAAGAGGCTTCCATGATGTGGTATGGGATGCTAAACAAACTGATGCACATACCGTAGTATTTACTTACGTTTCTAAAGATATGGAAGAAGGTTATCCAGGTAATTTAACGGCAACGGTAACGTACAGCCTTACAGACCAGAACGAGCTAAAAATAGATTATGAGGCCGTAACGGATAAAAAGACGGTAGTTAATTTAACCAATCATGCCTTTTTTAATTTAAATGGTGAGGGTAGCGGTACAATATTGAACCACCTGGTTCAAATTAACGCAGACCGGTATACACCAGTGGATACCACACTGATTCCTACAGGTGTACTGGCACCGGTTAAGGGAACGCCTTTTGATTTTACCACTGCAAAAACTATTGCGGAAAGAATTGGTGAAAACGACGTACAGCTGAAAAATGGCAAGGGCTACGATCATAATTTTGTGCTGAACGAACCGACAGATAAAAGCATTAAATTAAAGCCTGCAGCCAAAGTTTGGGGAGATAAAACAGGGATTATTATGGAAGTGTTTACTGAAGAACCAGGTTTGCAGTTTTACAGTGGCAATTTCATGAAAGGCGTTTGTACTTTTAAAGGTGGGGCTAAAGATGATTTTAGAACGGCCTTTTGCATGGAGACCCAACATTTTCCGGATGCGCCTAACCAGCCTGCTTTTGCCAGTACTTTATTGCTGCCGGGTGCAAAATATAAAACAAGTTCTGTGTATCGTTTCTCCGTTAAGTAG
- the rfbD gene encoding dTDP-4-dehydrorhamnose reductase: MKILVLGASGQLGSCLKKVADERGLTDLSFPEEGKGNILDPDALDALFEEEKPAYVINCAAYTAVDKAEDDVELCRKVNRDGAENVAVLCKKYAAVLVHVSTDFVFEGNSVGLLQEDDVANPINMYGLTKLEGEQAVTAALAEYFTLRTSWLYSEYGNNFVKTMLKLGAERDELNIIADQIGTPTYAIDLAGAILDIIYSGSRAYGIYHYSNEGVTSWYDFAKGIFDLSATEVKVFPIPTSKYPTRAVRPKFSVMDKAKIKTTFNIEVPYWRDSLAVCISRLQSI, from the coding sequence ATGAAGATTTTAGTATTGGGTGCTTCCGGTCAGCTGGGAAGTTGTTTGAAAAAAGTAGCCGATGAAAGAGGCTTAACTGATCTTTCTTTTCCTGAAGAGGGTAAAGGCAATATTTTGGATCCAGATGCCCTTGACGCACTTTTTGAGGAGGAAAAACCTGCCTATGTCATCAATTGTGCCGCTTATACTGCGGTAGATAAAGCGGAAGATGATGTGGAACTTTGCCGGAAGGTAAACCGTGATGGTGCTGAAAATGTAGCGGTACTGTGCAAAAAATATGCTGCGGTACTGGTGCATGTAAGTACAGATTTTGTATTTGAAGGCAATAGCGTAGGCTTATTACAGGAAGACGATGTTGCAAATCCTATAAACATGTATGGGCTGACTAAACTGGAAGGTGAGCAGGCTGTGACCGCTGCTTTAGCGGAGTATTTTACTTTACGTACCAGCTGGTTATATTCTGAATATGGCAATAACTTTGTAAAGACGATGTTGAAACTGGGAGCGGAACGGGATGAACTGAACATTATTGCGGATCAGATTGGCACACCTACTTATGCCATTGATTTGGCAGGTGCCATTCTTGATATCATCTATTCTGGCTCTAGGGCTTATGGCATTTACCACTACAGCAATGAGGGCGTAACTTCATGGTACGATTTTGCAAAGGGTATTTTTGACCTGAGCGCAACGGAGGTAAAGGTATTTCCTATTCCAACTTCTAAGTATCCTACACGCGCAGTGCGGCCAAAGTTTTCTGTAATGGATAAAGCGAAAATCAAAACTACCTTTAACATTGAAGTCCCTTATTGGAGGGATAGCCTGGCCGTATGTATTTCCAGATTACAATCGATATAA
- a CDS encoding head GIN domain-containing protein gives MKAIYTLLLASTLCGASFKASANAAAGFQSYTNPTDERKVKDFHGIGSGGPIEVIVHMGSTESLKFEGDAEAIATLVAEVRNGILVIRPKNSWKSWAKTYENKKITAHVNAKSLSSITISGDGSIVVIGTVTAEALTTTLSGSGSIKANIDADKLTTVISGSGQLNLQGKTSQISANLSGSCNFEGSALATENLTARISGSGKITIKASNRIKATILGSGQIRYSGNPEIEKTVVGSGEVVEL, from the coding sequence ATGAAAGCAATATATACACTTTTGTTAGCCAGCACCCTATGCGGTGCTAGTTTTAAAGCATCCGCAAATGCGGCAGCAGGATTTCAATCCTATACCAATCCTACAGATGAAAGAAAGGTTAAAGATTTTCATGGCATTGGTTCCGGCGGACCAATTGAAGTGATTGTACACATGGGGAGTACAGAAAGTTTAAAATTTGAAGGTGATGCCGAAGCCATTGCTACCCTTGTTGCCGAGGTGAGGAACGGCATATTGGTGATCCGTCCAAAAAACAGCTGGAAAAGCTGGGCAAAAACCTACGAAAATAAAAAAATCACCGCCCATGTTAACGCCAAAAGCCTTAGCAGCATCACCATCAGTGGAGATGGCAGTATTGTAGTCATTGGTACCGTTACTGCCGAAGCCTTAACCACTACTTTAAGTGGCTCTGGCAGCATCAAAGCCAATATAGACGCAGACAAATTAACAACCGTAATCAGTGGATCAGGACAACTGAACCTTCAGGGCAAAACAAGCCAGATCAGCGCAAACCTCAGTGGCTCCTGCAATTTCGAGGGCAGCGCACTGGCTACAGAAAACCTAACCGCAAGAATAAGCGGCTCAGGAAAAATAACCATTAAAGCCAGCAACCGCATCAAGGCCACCATTCTCGGATCAGGACAAATCCGTTACAGCGGCAATCCCGAAATTGAAAAAACTGTTGTGGGTTCAGGAGAAGTTGTAGAACTATAA
- a CDS encoding ice-binding family protein, whose protein sequence is MNRKFTFKGLGLLALLFTLFTLSCTKRGDTEALTENQTRLTLASASAGGSVSGAGTFTIGSTVTATATPAAGYNFFNWTENGTAVANTAIYIYTAAANRSLVANFVATGTVTAPPTPIGPTAINLGTAGTFGILAKTAISTTGVTLITADIGVSPAAATAITGFGLVMNANLQYAGSSLVVGNIYAADYSASAAKMTTAISNMETAFNAGNTIVSPAPVVELHTGNLSGKTIAPGLYKWSTGVSVSSAGLVLNGGANDTWVFQIAQDMVIGDGAIITLTGGAQAKNVFWVVSGKATLGTTSNVKGIILSKTLISLNTGAKVTGRLLAQTAVTLDANTIVLP, encoded by the coding sequence ATGAACAGAAAATTTACATTTAAAGGCCTGGGGCTTTTAGCATTACTTTTTACCTTATTTACGCTGAGCTGTACCAAGAGAGGTGATACAGAAGCCCTCACTGAAAACCAGACGCGACTTACGTTAGCATCTGCTTCGGCAGGCGGTAGCGTATCCGGAGCAGGTACATTTACTATAGGCAGTACAGTAACCGCAACCGCTACACCTGCAGCTGGCTATAACTTTTTCAACTGGACCGAAAACGGGACTGCCGTTGCCAACACGGCAATTTACATCTACACCGCGGCGGCAAACCGCAGCTTAGTGGCCAATTTTGTAGCAACTGGTACAGTTACTGCGCCACCAACGCCAATTGGCCCAACCGCTATTAACCTTGGTACCGCAGGCACATTTGGCATCCTGGCCAAAACCGCAATTTCTACTACAGGCGTAACACTAATCACAGCAGACATTGGTGTTAGCCCTGCAGCAGCCACAGCCATCACTGGTTTCGGACTAGTGATGAATGCAAACTTACAATACGCTGGATCTTCATTGGTAGTAGGAAATATTTATGCGGCAGACTATTCAGCTTCAGCTGCAAAAATGACTACAGCCATAAGCAATATGGAGACTGCATTTAACGCAGGGAATACCATCGTTTCTCCTGCTCCAGTGGTAGAGCTGCATACTGGGAACCTAAGTGGTAAAACGATCGCTCCCGGTTTATACAAATGGAGTACAGGAGTATCCGTTAGCAGCGCAGGCTTAGTGCTCAACGGCGGAGCCAATGATACCTGGGTATTTCAAATTGCACAAGACATGGTAATTGGCGATGGCGCCATCATCACACTTACAGGTGGTGCACAAGCTAAAAATGTATTTTGGGTAGTATCTGGTAAAGCCACATTGGGCACAACCAGTAACGTTAAAGGGATTATTTTAAGCAAAACGCTGATCTCCTTAAATACAGGTGCCAAAGTTACCGGCCGTTTATTGGCCCAAACCGCTGTAACGCTAGATGCAAACACAATTGTGTTACCCTAA
- a CDS encoding Gldg family protein: protein MKIIFKIAKTELKNLFYSPIPWFLMIAFMVTCAIVYMDMVDSTAQSQEIGGPGLEYMRDLTSRVFTGRGGLFNKVMQNLYLFMPLLTMGLISREINAGTIKLLYSSPVKIRDIVFGKYLAMMVYSLILVAIVSIFMVAGYFHIVELDSGMLWSSALGLYLLLCAYAAIGMFMSSLTTYQVVAAISTFMMIGVLSYIGEMWQEIDFVRDLAYFLSLSGRTGHMLNGLLTTKDIIYFIVIVYIFLGLTIFKLTAGRESKPFAVKAGRYAFIVISALAIGYISSRPAMTGYVDTTRNQKMTLTVNAQKIIKQLGDDELEITQYNNLLDNFNWLGFPAQRNNYLSVWEPYTRFKPGISFKYVSYYDTVYNTGGMGVQMGFPEGKTMKQKAEIQAKNYRVDLGMFKSPAEIHKIINLTPERNRFVMQLKYKGKTTFLRVFDDMEMFPGEAEVSAAFKRLMSAKLPKIAFLKGNLERDITKNSERDYLVLANMSTFRNSLINQGFDTDTLSLETQNIPADISAIVIADPKTALSGITLAKIEAFIAQGGNLLINGEPGKQDILNPLLAKLGVQLMPGAIVQPEKELPQHLAQNEITAFAGGFTKNLAKSRTDSTVVTMPGATGINYSTTGPFKVTPLLQTNEKKSWLKKNKYVLDSATVEFSAAEGDIRKSFATAVALTRTINGKEQRIVVSGDADFMSTAELKRYGVKNCNFIYNTALFSWLSNGEFPIDTSRPDSKDKRMKVSTEQLKFQKIIFIWVLPALILAFAAVLLVRRKRK from the coding sequence ATGAAAATCATATTTAAAATAGCAAAAACAGAGTTAAAAAACCTTTTTTACTCGCCAATCCCCTGGTTTCTGATGATCGCTTTTATGGTTACCTGTGCAATTGTATACATGGATATGGTAGACAGTACGGCCCAGAGCCAGGAAATAGGCGGACCGGGACTGGAATATATGAGAGACCTAACCAGCAGAGTTTTTACTGGAAGAGGTGGCCTTTTTAACAAGGTGATGCAAAATTTGTATCTTTTTATGCCCTTACTCACCATGGGGCTGATTAGCCGGGAAATAAATGCAGGCACCATTAAACTACTGTATTCTTCGCCAGTGAAAATCCGCGACATTGTATTCGGAAAATACCTGGCCATGATGGTTTACAGTTTGATTCTTGTGGCTATAGTCAGCATTTTTATGGTAGCGGGTTATTTTCATATTGTTGAACTGGATTCGGGAATGTTGTGGTCCAGTGCCCTTGGCTTGTATTTATTGTTGTGCGCCTATGCTGCCATAGGCATGTTTATGTCTAGCTTAACTACCTACCAGGTTGTGGCTGCCATTAGTACGTTTATGATGATTGGTGTATTAAGTTATATTGGTGAAATGTGGCAGGAAATAGATTTTGTACGTGATCTTGCCTATTTTCTTTCTTTGTCTGGCCGTACAGGGCATATGCTCAACGGGCTGCTGACCACCAAAGACATCATTTATTTTATTGTTATTGTATACATCTTTTTAGGTCTTACCATTTTTAAACTTACTGCCGGCCGGGAGTCTAAACCTTTTGCGGTGAAGGCAGGGAGATATGCCTTTATAGTAATCTCTGCCCTGGCTATTGGGTACATTAGCTCCAGACCTGCCATGACAGGTTATGTAGATACCACCAGGAACCAAAAAATGACACTGACAGTGAATGCGCAGAAAATTATTAAACAGCTGGGTGATGACGAACTGGAGATTACGCAATACAACAACTTACTGGATAATTTTAACTGGCTTGGTTTTCCGGCGCAACGTAACAACTACCTGAGCGTATGGGAACCCTATACCAGGTTTAAACCAGGGATTAGTTTTAAATATGTAAGCTACTACGATACGGTATACAATACTGGTGGGATGGGTGTGCAAATGGGTTTTCCTGAAGGCAAAACGATGAAACAAAAGGCAGAGATCCAAGCCAAGAACTATAGGGTAGACCTGGGCATGTTTAAATCTCCTGCCGAAATCCATAAAATCATTAACCTTACACCAGAGCGTAACCGTTTTGTAATGCAGTTGAAATATAAAGGCAAAACGACCTTCCTTCGTGTTTTTGACGACATGGAAATGTTTCCGGGCGAAGCGGAGGTTTCAGCGGCATTTAAAAGGTTAATGTCTGCAAAGCTGCCTAAAATTGCATTCTTAAAAGGAAACCTTGAGCGTGACATTACAAAAAACAGTGAGCGTGACTATTTGGTGCTGGCCAACATGAGTACCTTTCGTAATTCATTAATTAACCAGGGATTTGACACAGATACACTGTCGCTCGAAACTCAAAATATCCCGGCTGATATCTCTGCAATTGTAATTGCCGATCCAAAAACTGCGCTGAGTGGAATTACCTTGGCAAAGATTGAAGCTTTTATAGCGCAGGGAGGCAATTTGCTGATTAATGGCGAACCGGGTAAGCAGGACATCTTAAATCCATTGCTGGCGAAACTGGGTGTTCAATTGATGCCAGGTGCTATTGTACAGCCTGAGAAAGAGCTGCCACAGCATTTAGCACAGAATGAAATAACGGCTTTTGCTGGTGGATTTACCAAAAACCTGGCTAAAAGCAGGACTGACAGTACGGTGGTAACGATGCCGGGTGCCACAGGGATTAACTACAGCACTACCGGCCCCTTTAAAGTAACCCCATTGCTGCAAACTAACGAAAAGAAAAGCTGGCTTAAAAAGAACAAATATGTGCTGGACTCTGCCACAGTAGAATTTTCTGCTGCTGAAGGAGACATCAGGAAATCTTTTGCTACGGCGGTAGCCTTAACAAGGACGATAAATGGGAAAGAACAAAGAATAGTAGTATCTGGTGATGCAGATTTTATGAGCACGGCAGAATTAAAACGATATGGAGTTAAAAATTGTAATTTTATTTATAATACAGCTTTGTTTAGCTGGTTAAGTAATGGCGAGTTTCCTATTGATACTTCCAGGCCCGACTCAAAAGATAAACGTATGAAAGTGTCTACTGAGCAGCTGAAGTTCCAAAAGATTATCTTTATCTGGGTGCTGCCTGCACTAATCCTTGCCTTTGCTGCGGTTTTATTAGTGAGACGTAAAAGAAAATAA
- a CDS encoding ABC transporter ATP-binding protein — translation MEKSIIKIEHLSHKYSASWAIRDINMEINHSGIVGLLGSNGAGKSTTMNILCGVLSQTEGEVYINGINVREQPELAKQQIGFLPQNAPLYTDLTVDEYLIYCAELRRMPDDQIKAALEEAKERCGISHFSSRLIGNLSGGYRQRVGIAQAIIHHPKVVVLDEPTNGLDPNQITEVRALIKEIATDRLVIFSSHILSEVQVLCKDIKMIEGGRIVFEDTMDAFNNYVEPHSALMLMENPPVEAEFLKIEGVDRVDFLTERQVRVYFNGSQEISERLISTSVHNGWRLKEINLDKTALDEVFKQLSTKSS, via the coding sequence TTGGAAAAAAGCATCATTAAAATCGAACATTTATCTCATAAGTACAGTGCCTCCTGGGCCATACGTGATATAAATATGGAAATTAACCACAGTGGTATTGTGGGTTTACTGGGCTCTAACGGGGCTGGAAAATCCACCACCATGAACATTCTTTGCGGTGTGCTGAGCCAAACCGAAGGCGAAGTATACATTAACGGGATTAATGTAAGGGAGCAGCCTGAACTGGCTAAACAGCAAATCGGTTTTTTGCCGCAAAATGCACCCTTGTATACTGACCTTACTGTAGACGAGTACCTGATTTACTGTGCGGAACTTAGGCGAATGCCGGATGACCAGATCAAAGCCGCCTTGGAGGAAGCTAAAGAACGTTGCGGGATTAGCCATTTTAGCAGCAGGTTAATTGGTAACCTTTCTGGCGGTTACAGACAGCGTGTGGGCATAGCCCAGGCCATTATTCACCATCCAAAAGTGGTGGTGCTGGATGAGCCTACTAATGGGTTGGATCCTAACCAGATTACGGAAGTAAGGGCATTAATTAAAGAAATTGCCACGGATAGGCTGGTGATTTTTTCTTCGCATATTTTATCAGAAGTGCAGGTGCTTTGTAAAGACATCAAAATGATTGAGGGTGGGCGAATTGTATTTGAGGATACGATGGATGCTTTTAACAATTATGTTGAGCCGCATAGTGCTCTAATGTTGATGGAAAATCCTCCTGTGGAAGCTGAGTTTTTAAAGATTGAAGGCGTGGATCGCGTAGATTTTTTAACAGAAAGACAGGTGCGGGTATATTTTAATGGCAGCCAGGAAATTTCTGAGCGGCTCATTTCAACTAGTGTACACAATGGATGGCGCTTGAAAGAAATTAACCTGGATAAAACCGCATTAGATGAAGTATTTAAACAATTGTCAACCAAATCCTCATAA
- a CDS encoding RagB/SusD family nutrient uptake outer membrane protein yields the protein MNRFNYYILFAALLVGSLTGCKKDFLSVVPKGKQVAKVTADYDLLMNGTDLYVNSYAGGWQAQALMGDDVAAEGTLFSKATSISQKTFRWDNDIYLSSENPFALQSFLEDIYLLNKVINEVMASPGGTEAQKKSILGEALACRAWIYFQLINVYGKPYEAGTAAADPGFPIIKTADITETGFKRNTIQEVYDFIVSDFTTAIADLPIQNKFPTRFSKPAAEGVLGKVYLFMHRNTDALGMFNAAFTHMAAQPVPARLYDYNVEFGPGGKFMPIGFAGPNNAPGQNTNDFTEGILTRINYNGPYSGNGLQNEFIVLSPKAVDLFEPLDLRLNFYAPFITSTMQPNPSGRLSKYAVRYSRIGLELPDLYLLRAEVKARLADLSGAKADVEALRNKRMLDGTVPAVVAADKMALLNFILDERVREFAAEGYRWFDMRRLYVDPLFTKPTYTHILYNDAVPNTTNISTFTLRPERLTMKIPPYIMDSNPQFTNNP from the coding sequence GGTACCGATCTTTACGTTAACAGTTATGCTGGTGGCTGGCAGGCCCAGGCTTTGATGGGAGATGATGTAGCGGCAGAGGGTACTTTGTTTAGCAAGGCTACCTCAATTTCACAAAAAACATTTCGCTGGGACAATGACATTTACCTTTCCAGCGAGAACCCGTTTGCCTTGCAGTCATTTTTGGAAGACATTTATCTGTTAAATAAGGTGATTAATGAAGTAATGGCTTCTCCGGGCGGTACCGAGGCCCAAAAGAAATCAATTTTGGGGGAAGCGCTTGCCTGCAGGGCCTGGATCTATTTTCAGCTGATTAATGTGTATGGTAAGCCTTACGAGGCCGGTACTGCAGCTGCAGATCCTGGTTTTCCTATTATCAAAACAGCAGACATTACCGAAACTGGCTTTAAGCGCAACACTATACAGGAAGTATATGATTTTATCGTCAGCGATTTTACAACGGCAATTGCAGATTTGCCGATCCAGAATAAATTTCCAACGCGTTTTTCAAAACCGGCAGCAGAAGGCGTACTGGGAAAAGTATACCTGTTTATGCACCGGAATACAGATGCTCTGGGCATGTTCAACGCTGCATTTACGCATATGGCAGCGCAGCCGGTGCCGGCAAGGTTGTACGATTACAATGTAGAGTTTGGTCCTGGTGGTAAGTTTATGCCGATTGGGTTTGCCGGGCCAAATAATGCACCTGGTCAAAATACGAACGATTTTACAGAAGGCATCCTAACAAGGATCAATTATAACGGGCCATATAGTGGAAATGGTCTACAGAATGAGTTTATTGTCCTTTCTCCGAAAGCTGTAGATTTATTTGAACCGTTAGATTTGCGCTTGAATTTTTATGCTCCTTTTATTACTTCAACGATGCAACCCAATCCGTCGGGCAGGTTATCTAAGTATGCTGTTAGGTACAGTAGAATTGGCTTGGAACTACCCGATTTATACTTGCTTAGGGCTGAAGTTAAAGCGCGCTTAGCTGATCTTTCTGGTGCAAAAGCTGATGTTGAGGCCTTGCGGAACAAAAGGATGCTGGATGGTACGGTGCCTGCTGTGGTAGCGGCTGATAAAATGGCCTTGCTCAATTTTATCCTTGATGAAAGGGTGAGGGAATTTGCAGCCGAAGGCTATCGTTGGTTTGACATGAGGAGGTTGTACGTAGACCCGCTTTTTACTAAACCGACCTATACTCATATTTTGTACAATGATGCAGTACCGAATACGACAAACATCAGCACTTTTACCTTACGCCCGGAGCGTTTAACCATGAAGATTCCACCTTACATCATGGATTCAAATCCACAGTTTACAAATAATCCATAA